One window of Equus quagga isolate Etosha38 chromosome 4, UCLA_HA_Equagga_1.0, whole genome shotgun sequence genomic DNA carries:
- the MUC4 gene encoding mucin-4 isoform X3, producing the protein MRGAHWRRVPWLFLSCLCSYFFWPVVPAPGPAVTRSSTTLSTGHFTPLSVASTFSPSTSSSSSTVKTGTSGVPLFPYGSTVGDQQFVRWTLDFTSPLFKPQIGFPLGSSLHDLLYFTDNGQIIFPESEYKIFSYPNPPLGGFTGQDPVALVAPFWDDADFSSRRGTIFYQEYETLYGEYHSLVQQVESWIQKFINTWDYKARWTLKVTWDSAHAYPAQRSFGTNTYQAILSTDGSRSYALFLYQSGGMQWDVTQRPSNSVLMGFSSGDGHYENSPLTLLPAWEKYRPDQFLNSSLGVRGLQVYRLHREERPNPRLRCLQWLKSQPQWPHWGWNQLSCPCSWWQGLQDLRFQPISIGWGLGSRQLCSFSSWRGGVCCSYGPWGELLEGWRVQNPWQFDQELEAQNWCCRWNDKPSFCILYQQWRPRIGCAGYRPLRPAWMFGDPHITTLDGANYTFNGLGDFLLVRAKDGNSSFLLQGRTALTGSAQASNFIAFAAQYNSTSLGPIMVQWLLKPNDTIQARLNNQTVTFETNREDAEGQETFNTTGVVMTRNGSLVSASFDGTVTISVIALSNILHASCSLPEEYQNRTEGLLGVWNNNPDDDFRMPNGSTISRSSSEEMFFHYGMTWRINETSLLGKRDDQLPANFTPVFFSQLLRNNSLSENLASECNGNQQCIYDTLATGSRSTGLHTSMLFRQYQEMNATLNQYPPSIEGDRVVEAHIGKTKLFQYTSSSKNVTFILRDNNTDCKLFENGTLLWTPTKVEPFTLEILARNVKDNLSSVLQPKTVVCACKAESQCLYNQTSRVGNSSLEVAGCKCDKNTFGPYCNLSMDLCEEACFPNVACIRGKGCEACPPHLTGDGRHCAALETPLLCQNKSCPVNYCHNHGHCYISQTQGCQPTCTCPPAFTDSRCFLAGNSFTPTISLELPLRIIQISLSEEENASAAEVNASVAYRLGNLEVRAFFRNSQVEHINPITGRTLQHWKVTSTFRYRPRGPVIDFLNNRLVDAIVEAFLQAPNRRWKRSEGPRNNVVFHPLSREDVRSVMALNVSTLETYFKCDGYEGYRLVYSPHGGVTCVSPCSQGYCEHGGQCQHLPQGPSCKCVSFSIYTSWGERCEHLSMKLGAFFGILFGALGALLLLGVVTFVVLRFWGCSKAQYSYPLDSES; encoded by the exons CCCCTGGCCCTGCAGTCACCCGGAGCTCCACCACCCTATCCACAGGTCATTTCACTCCTCTGTCTGTTGCCAGCACTTTCTCACCATCCACATCATCCTCGAGCTCCACTGTGAAGACGGGGACGTCAG GTgttcccctcttcccctatggGTCAACAGTTGGAGACCAGCAATTCGTTAGGTGGACTTTGGACTTCACCTCGCCGCTCTTCAAGCCCCAGATTGGCTTCCCTCTCGGCTCCTCTCTCCACGATTTACTCTAT TTCACAGATAATGGCCAGATCATTTTCCCGGAGTCAGAGTACAAGATTTTCTCCTATCCCAACCCTCCCCTTGGAGGCTTCACAGGCCAGGACCCTGTGGCCCTGGTGGCTCCATTCTGGGACGATGCTGATTTCTCCAGCCGCAGGGGAACCATATTTTACCAG GAATATGAGACGCTCTATGGTGAATACCATTCGCTAGTCCAGCAGGTGGAGTCTTGGATCCAAAAGTTCATAAACACCTGGGACTACAAAGCCAGGTGGACCCTAAAGGTCACATGGGACAGTGCCCACGCCTATCCCGCCCAGAGGAGCTTTGGG ACCAACACCTACCAGGCCATCCTTTCCACGGATGGGAGCCGGTCCTACGCCCTGTTTCTCTATCAAAGCGGTGGTATGCAGTGGGATGTGACCCAGCGCCCGAGCAACTCGGTCCTCATGGGCTTCTCCAG TGGAGACGGGCATTACGAAAACAGCCCACTGACGCTCCTGCCAGCATGGGAGAAGTACCGTCCAGACCAGTTCCTGAATTCCAGCTTAG gTGTCAGGGGGCTGCAGGTCTATAGGCTACACAGGGAAGAAAGGCCCAACCCCCGTCTCAGGTGCCTGCAGTGGTTGAAGAGTCAGCCTCAGTGGCCCCACTGGGGCTGGAACCAGCTCTCCTGCCCTTGCTCCTGGTGGCAGGGACTACAGGACTTACGATTCCAGCCCATCAGCATAG GCTGGGGCCTCGGCAGCAGGCAGCTGTGCAGCTTCTCCTCCTGGCGTGGGGGCGTGTGCTGCAGCTATGGGCCCTGGGGAGAGCTTCTCGAAGGCTGGAGAGTGCAGAATCCTTGGCAGTTTG ACCAAGAACTGGAGGCACAGAACTGGTGCTGCCGCTGGAACGACAAGCCCTCCTTCTGCATCCTGTACCAGCAGTGGCGGCCCCGCATTGGCTGTGCTGGGTACCGGCCCCTGAGGCCCG CCTGGATGTTCGGGGACCCCCACATCACCACCTTGGATGGTGCCAATTACACATTCAATGGGCTGGGGGACTTCCTGCTGGTCCGGGCCAAGGACGGAAACTCCTCCTTCCTGCTACAGGGCCGCACGGCTCTGACCGGCTCCGCCCAGGCCTCCAACTTCATCGCCTTTGCCGCTCAATACAACTCCACCAGCCTGGGCCCCATCATG GTTCAATGGCTCCTTAAGCCCAATGACACAATCCAAGCGCGGCTCAATAACCAGACTGTGACATTTGAGACTAACCGTGAAGACGCAGAAG GCCAGGAGACATTCAACACCACCGGAGTTGTAATGACCCGCAATGGCTCGCTGGTGTCAGCCAGCTTCGATGGGACAGTGACCATCTCAGTGATTGCTCTCTCCAACATCCTCCACGCCTCCTGCAGCCTCCCAGAGGAGTATCAAAACCGCACAGAGGGCCTCCTGG GGGTCTGGAACAACAATCCAGATGACGACTTCAGGATGCCCAATGGCTCTACCATTTCCCGAAGCAGCTCTGAAGAGATGTTTTTTCACTATGGAATGACCT GGAGAATCAACGAAACAAGCCTCCTCGGCAAGAGAGACGACCAGCTGCCTGCCAACTTCActcctgtctttttctcccaACTGTTGAGAAACAACTCCTTGAGTGAAAATTTGGCCTCCGAGTGTAACGGAAATCAGCAATGCATCTACGACACCCTGGCCACGGGAAGCAGAAGCACCGGACTGCACACTAGCATGCTCTTTAGACAATACCAGGAGATGAACGCCACGCTCA ATCAGTATCCACCCTCTATTGAAGGCGATCGCGTGGTGGAAGCCCACATCGGGAAGACCAAGCTGTTTCAGTACACCAGCAGCTCTAAGAATGTCACCTTTATTCTCAGAGACAACAACACTGACTGCAAGCTCTTTG AGAATGGGACATTGCTATGGACACCAACGAAGGTGGAACCATTCACTCTGGAGATTCTAGCCAGAAATGTCAAGGACAACTTGTCATCTGTACTCCAGCCAAAGACAGTGGTCTGTGCCTGCAAGGCAGAGAGCCAGTGTTTATACAACCAGACCAGCAGGGTGGGCAATTCCTCCTTGGAG GTGGCTGGCTGCAAGTGTGACAAGAACACCTTTGGCCCCTACTGCAATCTCTCCATGGACCTCTGTGAGGAGGCGTGCTTCCCGAATGTGGCATGCATTCGTGGGAAGGGCTGTGAGGCCTGCCCCCCACACCTGACTGGGGATGGGCGTCACTGTGCAG ctCTAGAGACCCCTCTGCTCTGTCAGAACAAGTCCTGCCCTGTGAATTACTGCCACAACCACGGTCACTGCTACATCTCCCAGACCCAGGGCTGCCAGCCCACCTGCACCTGCCCCCCAGCCTTCACCGACTCCCGCTGCTTCCTGGCCGGCAACAGTTTCACTCCAACCATCAGTCTAG AGCTTCCATTGAGAATCATCCAGATCTCGctcagtgaagaagaaaatgcctCTGCAGCAGAGGTCAACGCCTCG GTGGCCTACAGACTGGGAAACCTGGAAGTGCGGGCCTTTTTCAGGAACAGCCAAGTGGAACACAT CAATCCCATCACAGGAAGAACCCTTCAACACTGGAAGGTCACCTCGACATTCCGGTACCGCCCTCGGGGTCCCGTCATTGACTTCTTGAATAACCGGCTGGTGGATGCAATAGTGGAGGCCTTCCTCCAGGCCCCGAACAGGAGGTGGAAGAGAAGCGAGGGGCCCAGGAACAACGTGGTCTTCCACCCCCTTTCCAGGGAAGATGTGCGCAGTGTGATGGCTC TGAATGTGAGCACGCTGGAGACTTACTTCAAATGCGATGGCTACGAGGGCTACCGCCTGGTCTACAGCCCCCATGGCGGCGTCACCTGCGTGTCCCCGTGCAGTCAGGGCTACTGTGAGCACGGAGGTCAATGCCAGCACCTGCCCCAAGGGCCTAGCTGCAA gtGTGTGTCCTTCTCCATCTACACGTCGTGGGGCGAGCGCTGTGAGCACCTGAGCATGAAACTCGGCGCCTTCTTCGGGATCCTCTTTGGGGCCCTGGGCGCCCTCTTGCTGCTGGGGGTCGTGACATTTGTGGTCCTTCGCTTCTGGGGCTGCTCCAAGGCCCAGTACTCCTACCCCCTGGACTCAGAAAGCTGA